One window of the Trifolium pratense cultivar HEN17-A07 linkage group LG2, ARS_RC_1.1, whole genome shotgun sequence genome contains the following:
- the LOC123910889 gene encoding 40S ribosomal protein S7-1-like yields the protein MFTSRKKISKDKGAEPTEFEESVGQALFDLENTNHELKSELKDLYINSAVQIDVPGNRKAVLIQVPYRLRKGFRKIHVRLVRELEKKFSGKEVIIIATRRIVRPPKKGSAAQRPRSRTLTAVHEAILEDVVLPAEIVGKRTRYRIDGTKIMKVFLDPKERNSTEYKLDTFTAVYRKLSGKDVVFEYPITEA from the exons ATGTTTACTTCAAGGAAGAAAATCAGCAAGGATAAGGGTGCTGAGCCAACTGAATTTGAAGAGTCGGTTGGACAG GCTTTGTTTGATCTAGAAAATACCAACCATGAGCTGAAAAGTGAGCTCAAAGATTTATACATAAATTCAGCAGT CCAAATCGATGTTCCTGGCAACCGTAAGGCTGTGCTTATCCAAGTCCCCTACAGATTAAGGAAGGGTTTCCGCAAAATCCATGTCAGGCTTGTTCGGGAGCTTGAGAAGAAATTTAGCGGCAAG GAGGTAATCATTATTGCCACCAGGAGGATTGTTCGTCCTCCAAAGAAAGGTTCAGCTGCTCAGCGCCCCCGCAGCCGTACACTTACTGCTGTGCACGAGGCAATACTTGAGGATGTTGTATTGCCTGCTGAGATTGTTGGCAAGCGCACTCGTTACAGAATTGATGGAACAAAGATCATGAAG GTGTTTTTGGACCCAAAGGAGCGTAACTCAACTGAGTACAAGTTGGATACATTTACTGCAGTTTACAGGAAACTTTCAGGCAAAGATGTCGTGTTCGAGTATCCAATTACTGAGGCTTAG